In a single window of the Equus quagga isolate Etosha38 chromosome 7, UCLA_HA_Equagga_1.0, whole genome shotgun sequence genome:
- the LOC124242873 gene encoding betaine--homocysteine S-methyltransferase 1, with product MAPVGGKKAKRGILERLNSGEVVIGDGGFVFALEKRGYVKAGPWTPEAAVEHPEAVRQLHREFLRAGSNVMQTFTFYASEDKLENRGNYVAEKISGQKVNEAACDIARQVADEGDALVAGGVSQTPSYLSCKSETEVKKVFEQQLEVFLKKNVDFLIAEYFEHVEEAVWAVEALKASGKPVAATMCIGPEGDLHGVSPGECAVRLVKAGASIVGVNCHFDPTISLQTVKLMKEGLEAARLKAHLMSQPLAYHTPDCNKQGFIDLPEFPFGLEPRVTTRWDIQKYAREAYNLGVRYIGGCCGFEPYHIRAIAEELAPERGFLPPASEKHGSWGSGLDMHTKPWIRARARKEYWENLRIASGRPYNPSLSKPDAWGVTKGTSELMQQKEATTEQQLRELFEKQKFKSAQ from the exons ATGGCACCCGTCGGGGGCAAAAAGGCCAAGAGG GGCATCCTAGAACGCTTAAACTCGGGAGAGGTTGTCATTGGTGATGGAGGGTTTGTCTTTGCCCTGGAGAAGAGGGGCTATGTTAAGGCAGGTCCCTGGACCCCAGAGGCTGCCGTGGAGCACCCAGAAGCAG TTCGCCAGCTTCATCGAGAGTTCCTCAGAGCTGGATCGAATGTCATGCAGACCTTCACCTTTTATGCGAGTGAGGACAAGCTGGAGAACAGGGGAAACTATGTTGCCGAGAAAATATCC GGGCAGAAAGTCAACGAAGCAGCTTGCGACATTGCCCGGCAAGTGGCTGATGAGGGAGACGCGTTGGTGGCAGGAGGCGTGAGCCAGACGCCTTCGTACCTTAGCTGCAAGAGTGAGACTGAAGTGAAAAAAGTCTTTGAGCAGCAGCTGGAGGTCTTTCTAAAGAAGAACGTGGACTTCCTGATTGCAGAG tattttgaacaCGTTGAAGAGGCTGTGTGGGCAGTTGAAGCCTTGAAAGCATCTGGGAAACCAGTGGCGGCGACCATGTGCATCGGCCCGGAGGGCGATTTGCACGGCGTGAGCCCCGGCGAGTGCGCCGTGCGCCTGGTTAAAGCAG GGGCGTCCATCGTTGGCGTGAACTGCCATTTTGACCCCACAATTAGTTTACAAACAGTGAAGCTCATGAAAGAAGGCTTGGAGGCTGCCCGACTGAAAGCCCACCTGATGAGTCAGCCTTTGGCCTACCACACTCCCGACTGCAACAAACAGGGGTTTATCGATCTGCCAGAATTCCCCTTCG GACTGGAGCCCAGAGTCACAACAAGATGGGATATTCAAAAATATGCCAGAGAGGCCTACAACCTGGGGGTCAGGTACATTGGCGGGTGCTGTGGATTTGAACCCTACCACATCAGGGCGATTGCAGAGGAGCTGGCCCCAGAAAGGGGCTTTTTGCCACCAGCTTCAGAAAAGCATGGCAGCTGGGGAAGCGGTTTGGACATGCACACCAAACCGTGGATTCGAGCCAG GGCCAGGAAGGAATACTGGGAAAATCTCCGGATAGCCTCCGGCAGGCCATACAACCCTTCACTGTCAAAGCCTGACGCCTGGGGAGTGACCAAGGGAACATCCGAGCTGATGCAGCAGAAAGAAGCCACAACTGAGCAGCAGCTCAGAGAGCTTTTcgaaaaacagaaattcaaatcTGCACAGTAG